One stretch of Chryseobacterium sp. LJ668 DNA includes these proteins:
- the rpsH gene encoding 30S ribosomal protein S8 codes for MVTDPISDFLTRVRNAQSAGHKVVEIPASKIKKELTKILFDQGYILNYKFEDSAVQGTIKIALKYDKQTSKPAIKSIQRASRPGLRQYKGSTELPRVLNGLGVAIISTSRGVMTDKKAREEKVGGEVICYVY; via the coding sequence ATGGTAACAGATCCAATTTCAGATTTCCTGACAAGAGTAAGGAACGCACAAAGCGCAGGCCACAAGGTGGTGGAAATTCCTGCATCGAAAATCAAAAAGGAGCTTACGAAAATCTTATTTGATCAAGGGTATATCTTAAACTACAAGTTTGAAGATAGCGCTGTTCAAGGGACAATCAAAATCGCTCTTAAGTATGACAAGCAAACAAGCAAGCCTGCAATCAAATCTATCCAGAGAGCTTCAAGACCAGGTTTAAGACAATACAAAGGTTCTACAGAACTTCCAAGAGTATTGAACGGTTTGGGTGTAGCAATTATCTCAACTTCTAGAGGAGTAATGACAGATAAAAAAGCTAGAGAAGAAAAAGTAGGCGGTGAAGTAATCTGCTATGTTTATTAA
- the rpsN gene encoding 30S ribosomal protein S14, translating into MAKESMKARERKREATVAKYAEKRKALKEAGDYEGLQKLPKNASPVRLHNRCKLTGRPRGYMRTFGISRVTFREMANNGLIPGVKKASW; encoded by the coding sequence ATGGCTAAAGAATCAATGAAAGCGCGTGAGCGCAAAAGAGAAGCTACTGTAGCTAAATACGCTGAGAAAAGAAAAGCGTTGAAAGAAGCTGGTGATTACGAAGGACTTCAAAAATTACCTAAAAATGCTTCTCCTGTAAGATTACACAACAGATGTAAATTGACAGGGAGACCAAGAGGTTACATGAGAACCTTTGGTATTTCTAGAGTAACTTTCAGAGAAATGGCCAACAACGGTCTTATCCCGGGAGTGAAAAAAGCCAGTTGGTAA
- the rplE gene encoding 50S ribosomal protein L5, which produces MEYIARPKKAYKETIVPAMMEEFGYKSVMQVPRLEKIILSQGLGDATADKKIIDYAVEELTNITGQKAVGTISKKDEAAFKLRKGMPVGAKVTLRAQKMYEFLDRLTSSALPRIRDFSGIKADGFDGRGNYNLGITEQIIFPEIVIDKVKKIQGMDITFVTTAKTDKEAKALLTHFGLPFKKN; this is translated from the coding sequence ATGGAATATATAGCAAGACCCAAAAAAGCATACAAAGAAACGATTGTTCCAGCAATGATGGAAGAATTCGGATACAAATCAGTAATGCAGGTACCAAGATTAGAGAAAATTATTTTATCTCAAGGTTTAGGAGACGCTACTGCTGATAAAAAAATCATCGATTATGCTGTTGAAGAACTTACAAATATTACCGGGCAAAAAGCCGTAGGTACTATTTCAAAAAAGGATGAAGCTGCTTTCAAATTAAGAAAAGGTATGCCTGTAGGCGCTAAGGTAACTCTTAGAGCTCAGAAAATGTACGAATTCTTAGACAGATTGACTTCTTCTGCTTTACCACGTATTAGAGATTTTTCTGGTATCAAAGCTGACGGTTTCGATGGTAGAGGTAACTATAACTTAGGTATTACTGAGCAAATTATCTTCCCTGAAATCGTAATCGACAAAGTAAAGAAAATCCAAGGAATGGATATTACTTTCGTTACAACTGCGAAAACAGACAAAGAAGCTAAAGCATTATTAACTCACTTCGGTTTACCTTTCAAAAAGAACTAA
- the rplX gene encoding 50S ribosomal protein L24 — protein sequence MSKLKIKRGDNVIVMTGKKELKGKTGEVIEVIKKEGKDPRVIVAGLNIVKKHVKPSASNPQGGITEKEASIHISNIALVNKDGKAIKVGYKIDGDKKVRIDKKTGETL from the coding sequence ATGTCAAAGTTAAAAATAAAAAGAGGAGATAACGTGATCGTAATGACCGGTAAGAAAGAACTTAAAGGGAAGACGGGTGAAGTTATTGAAGTGATCAAAAAAGAAGGAAAAGACCCTAGAGTAATCGTTGCAGGACTAAACATCGTTAAGAAACACGTTAAGCCTTCAGCTTCAAATCCTCAAGGAGGAATTACAGAAAAGGAAGCTTCTATTCATATCTCAAACATAGCTTTAGTTAATAAAGACGGAAAAGCTATCAAAGTTGGTTACAAAATCGACGGAGATAAGAAAGTAAGAATCGACAAAAAAACGGGTGAAACTTTATAA
- the rplN gene encoding 50S ribosomal protein L14: MLQTESRLKVADNTGAKEVLVIRVLGGTRRRYASVGDKIVVTIKDSTPSGNAKKGQVSKAVVVRTKKAVRRKDGSYIKFEDNACVLLNAGGEMRGTRVFGPVARELRDKEYMKIISLAPEVL; this comes from the coding sequence ATGTTACAAACAGAATCAAGATTAAAAGTTGCTGATAACACGGGTGCTAAAGAAGTACTAGTGATCAGAGTTCTGGGAGGTACCAGAAGAAGATATGCTTCAGTTGGTGATAAAATCGTAGTTACTATTAAAGATTCTACACCATCAGGAAACGCTAAGAAAGGTCAAGTATCAAAAGCGGTAGTAGTAAGAACGAAAAAAGCAGTTAGAAGAAAAGATGGATCTTACATCAAATTTGAAGACAATGCTTGTGTTTTACTAAACGCTGGAGGAGAAATGAGAGGAACACGTGTTTTCGGACCTGTGGCTCGTGAGTTGAGAGACAAAGAATATATGAAAATCATTTCATTAGCTCCTGAAGTACTTTAA
- the rpsQ gene encoding 30S ribosomal protein S17 — translation MDRNLRKERIGVVSSNKMEKTIVVSETTRVKHPMYGKFVLKTKKYTAHDENNECTEGDTVLITETRPLSKSKRWRLVRIIEKAK, via the coding sequence ATGGATAGAAATTTAAGAAAAGAAAGAATCGGAGTGGTTTCCAGCAATAAAATGGAAAAAACTATTGTTGTTAGTGAAACTACAAGAGTAAAGCACCCGATGTACGGTAAATTCGTTTTGAAAACGAAAAAATATACTGCACACGACGAGAACAACGAATGCACAGAAGGAGATACTGTATTGATTACAGAAACAAGACCTTTGAGCAAGAGCAAGAGATGGAGATTAGTAAGAATCATTGAAAAAGCTAAGTAA
- the rpmC gene encoding 50S ribosomal protein L29, which produces MKKAEIKNLSAEDIQAKLAEATAEFTKMKLAHKISPLENPIQIRDLRKTIARLNTELTNKQ; this is translated from the coding sequence ATGAAAAAAGCTGAAATTAAAAATCTAAGCGCTGAAGATATTCAAGCAAAACTGGCTGAGGCTACGGCTGAATTCACCAAAATGAAATTGGCTCACAAAATCAGTCCACTTGAAAATCCAATCCAAATCAGAGATTTGAGAAAGACAATCGCAAGACTAAACACTGAGTTAACTAACAAACAATAA
- the rplP gene encoding 50S ribosomal protein L16: protein MLQPKRTKFRRVHKMKMKGIAQRGNQLAYGTFGIKATEGAWITARQIEAARIAATRYMKREGQLWIKIFPDKPITKKPAEVRMGKGKGAVEYWVAVVKPGKIMFEIGGVSYDIAKEALRLAAQKLPVVTRFVVANDFVKPL, encoded by the coding sequence ATGTTACAACCAAAAAGAACCAAATTCCGTAGAGTTCACAAGATGAAGATGAAGGGGATTGCTCAAAGAGGTAATCAACTTGCTTACGGAACTTTCGGAATCAAAGCTACAGAGGGTGCTTGGATTACTGCTAGACAGATCGAAGCCGCTCGTATCGCTGCGACAAGATATATGAAAAGAGAAGGTCAGTTATGGATCAAAATATTCCCGGATAAGCCAATTACTAAAAAACCAGCCGAAGTAAGGATGGGTAAAGGTAAAGGTGCTGTAGAATATTGGGTAGCTGTAGTAAAACCTGGTAAAATTATGTTCGAAATCGGAGGTGTATCTTACGATATCGCAAAGGAAGCTTTAAGACTTGCTGCACAGAAATTACCGGTAGTTACCAGATTTGTAGTTGCTAACGATTTTGTTAAACCTCTTTAA